From Lolium perenne isolate Kyuss_39 chromosome 5, Kyuss_2.0, whole genome shotgun sequence, a single genomic window includes:
- the LOC127302961 gene encoding CASP-like protein 5A1, producing the protein MMPQPSHPLVHPDPAPVVEPPAPAPAPAVVPAPAALQVQAPAPAPAAPPAQGQGNANAPPGVLMRSLPGAPGTRTGLGLRLAQAALAAAALGAMVSTGDDCRSVTGFRYFVPAVALQCMWSLAMATVDVYGILVGRSFRTPRVVSILGVGDWITGALTFSAASAAAGITVLINADLEFCDDNHCPNFMSATAMAFLSSFVIAPCCILNLGQMIYKLQRP; encoded by the exons ATGATGCCGCAGCCGAGCCACCCGCTGGTGCACCCGGACCCGGCTCCGGTGGTGGAGCCGCCGGCGCCCGCTCCCGCTCCAGCTGTTGTTCCCGCACCGGCAGCGTTGCAGGTGCAggcgccggctccggctccggcggcGCCGCCCGCGCAGGGGCAGGGGAACGCGAACGCGCCGCCCGGGGTGCTGATGCGGAGCTTGCCGGGGGCACCGGGGACGCGGACCGGGCTCGGGCTCCGCCTCGCGCAGGCCGCCCTCGCGGCCGCCGCGCTCGGCGCCATGGTCTCCACCGGCGACGACTGCCGCTCCGTCACCGGGTTCCG CTACTTCGTGCCAGCAGTAGCTTTGCAATGCATGTGGAGCCTTGCTATGGCCACTGTGGATGTCTATGGGATTCTTGTCGGACGTTCCTTCCGAACTCCCCGAGTTGTCAGCATACTTGGCGTCGGTGACTGG ATCACAGGAGCACTGACCTTCAGTGCTGCATCTGCAGCGGCGGGCATCACCGTTCTCATCAACGCTGACCTGGAGTTTTGCGATGACAATCACTGCCCAAATTTCATGTCTGCTACGGCCATGGCTTTCCTGAGCTCATTTGTGATTGCACCCTGCTGCATCCTGAACCTCGGCCAGATGATCTACAAATTACAAAGACCATAG